From the Methanobacterium sp. BAmetb5 genome, the window ACCCCGTTGCTTTCCGTCATCCGACCTAACCTGATGACCAAACCGGCAACTCTCATTGTACCTAAAGTCAGTGTACGAGATCTAGATGATGCCAACAAAATCTTTGGACCAGCCCAAACCGCAGTAGGCCGAGCAGTGGCTGATGCTGTGGAAGAAGGAATATTACCAGCTGAAGAAGCTGAAAACATGGTACTGATTATCAGTGTGTTCATTCACCCTGAAGCATCTGATTTTAGAAAAATCTACCAGTACAACTATGGAGCAACCAAACTAGCACTTAGAAGAGCAATGGAAGGATATCCATCTGTAAACAAAGTATTAGCAGAAAAAGACAGAGGAGCACATCCAGTAATGGGTTTCAAAGTCAACCGACTGTGGAGTCCCCCATATCTGCAAGTGGCCCTTGACCTGGACAACATGCAGGATATGGAACGCATCATTGACAGTCTACCGGACCGAGAAAGAATCCTAATAGAAGCCGGAACACCCCTGGTTAAGAAATTCGGAGTGGGAATTGTCAGTAAAATCCGGGAACTCAAGAAAGATGCCTTTATCATCGCTGACCTTAAAACTCTGGATGTGGGGCGTATTGAAGTTAAAATGGCTGCTGATGAGACTGCTGATGCCGTGGCTATCTCTGGCCTCGGAACCCAGGAATCCATTGAAAAAGCCATCCACGAAGCTCAGAAACAGGGGATCTACTCCATACTGGACATGATGAACGTGGACAACTTCACTGAAAAACTGGAAAACCTCAACTTCAAGCCAGATATTGTTCTTTTACACCGTAACGTGGACCTGGAAACCCTGAAAGC encodes:
- a CDS encoding bifunctional 5,6,7,8-tetrahydromethanopterin hydro-lyase/3-hexulose-6-phosphate synthase; this encodes MYQIGEALIGNGNELAHIDLVIGDKNGPVGTAFVNNMSNLSLGHTPLLSVIRPNLMTKPATLIVPKVSVRDLDDANKIFGPAQTAVGRAVADAVEEGILPAEEAENMVLIISVFIHPEASDFRKIYQYNYGATKLALRRAMEGYPSVNKVLAEKDRGAHPVMGFKVNRLWSPPYLQVALDLDNMQDMERIIDSLPDRERILIEAGTPLVKKFGVGIVSKIRELKKDAFIIADLKTLDVGRIEVKMAADETADAVAISGLGTQESIEKAIHEAQKQGIYSILDMMNVDNFTEKLENLNFKPDIVLLHRNVDLETLKAERGEEQADMTEWGNINQIKEIIGKNGRVAVAGGIVPKKMDQALDSGADVIVVGRYIIGSRDVRRAAEDFLEKMPQDPDTMRLALDEDESI